In the Athene noctua chromosome 25, bAthNoc1.hap1.1, whole genome shotgun sequence genome, one interval contains:
- the DLX4 gene encoding homeobox protein DLX-4 has translation MTMSSVAESLLGPDPSKAAFLELGHPSPPHYPLHGLHPTGHPQHDPSPFASYGRPGPYPYPGAAPPPPPGGPYLPYPPPGAQHPPAGLAHGSRLQDAEHEKPPAIANGELRLNGKGKKLRKPRTIYSSLQLQALNQRFQQTQYLALPERAELAAQLGLTQTQVKIWFQNKRSKYKKIMKQGSSAPDGEHLHTAASLSPCSPNIPPLWDIPVPGKGAPLAPSSYINSFGAWYQPHPPDAIPRAPMM, from the exons ATGACCATGAGCTCCGTGGCCGAGAGTCTGCTGGGACCCGACCCCTCCAAAGCCGCTTTCCTGGAGCTCGGTCACCCCTCGCCGCCGCACTACCCGCTGCACGGGCTCCACCCCACCGGGCACCCCCAGCACGACCCGTCGCCCTTCGCTTCTTACGGTCGGCCCGGGCCCTACCCGtaccccggcgctgcccccccgccgccccccggcggGCCCTACCTGCCCtaccccccccccggcgcccaGCATCCCCCGGCCGGGCTGGCCCACGGCTCCAGGCTGCAGGACGCag AGCACGAGAAGCCCCCGGCCATCGCCAACGGGGAGCTGCGCCTCAACGGCAAAGGGAAGAAGCTGCGCAAACCCCGCACCATCTACTCCAGCCTGCAGCTGCAAGCCCTGAACCAGCGCTTCCAGCAGACCCAGTACCTGGCGCTGCCGGAGCGTGCCGAGCTGGCGGCACAGCTGGGGCTCACCCAGACCCAG GTCAAGATCTGGTTCCAGAACAAACGCTCCAAGTACAAGAAGATCATGAAGCAAGGCTCGAGCGCACCCGACGGGGAGCACCTCCACACCGCcgcctccctctccccctgctcccccaacaTCCCCCCGCTGTGGGACATCCCCGTGCCGGGCAAAGGGGCCCCCCTGGCCCCCAGCAGCTACATCAACAGCTTTGGAGCCTGGTACCAGCCACACCCACCGGACGCCATCCCCAGGGCCCCCATGATGTGA